One Variibacter gotjawalensis genomic window, GCGCCGATCGTCAGCCCCGAGAAGAGGAACTGCAGAAACTCAGGCATCGCGCTGCGCTGCTATTTTATTGCATCAGCGTCCAGTCGCCGTTCTTGATCTCCAGCATGCGGAACGCCGTGAGATCGAGGCCGAGGTGATCGGTCGGCGACATATTGACGACGCCGCCGGTGCCGATGAGCCCCTTCGTCTTCTCGATCTCGTCGCGCACCTTCGCTTTGTCGACCGACTTCGCGCGGCCGATCGCTTCAACCAGGATCATCAGGCCATCGTACATATGGCCGCCGAAAGTCGATACCGGCTGACCGGTCTTCGCTTCGTACATCTTCTTGTAATCGACCACGACCTTCTTTTGCGGATCGTTGTCCGGCAGCTTCTCGGCAACGAGCAGCGCTGCGGCCGGCAAACGCACGCCTTCAGCCGCAGGGCCCGCGAGCTGGATGAATTCCTTCGAGCCGACGCCGTGGCTTTGATAAAGCGGATGCGGCACGGCGAGCTGGCGATAGTTGCGCGTCACGATCGCGGGGCCCTGGCCGAAGCCCGGATTGACCACCGCCTGCACGCCCGCCTTGCTCTTGATGTTCGTGAGCTGCGGAGTCATGTCGCTGTCGCGCGGCCCATAGGTCTCTTCGTGCAGAACCTCGATGCCGTATTTCTGATTCACCGTCATGCACTGATCGCGCATCGATTTGCCGAAAGCATCGGTGCCCGAGATCATCGCAATCTTCGTCAGGCTGCGCTTCTTCAAGTCCTCGAAGATTTTCTCGCACGCCATCAGGTCGGTGTGTGGCGTCTTGAAGTTCCACTTCTTCGCCGGGAACACGGCCTGCACGGCGCCCGCGAAATTGATCAGCGGCACTTGGTTCTCTTCCGCCAGAGGGATGATCGCCATCGTAGTCGCGGTGGTCGAGCCCGCGAGCAGCGCATCGACCTTATCCTCCTCAAGCAGACGCGTCGCGAAGCTGCGCGCCTGGTTCGGATCGCCGCCGTCGTCGTAGACGAAGAGCTTGATCTGCTGCCCGTTGATGCCGCCCTTGGCGTTGATCTCGGCGACATACATCTCGAGCGTCTTCTTCTCGGGATCGCCGAGGAAGGAGGCCGGGCCGGTCGCGGAGAGCACGGCACCGATTTTGATCGGCGCATTCTGCGCAAATGCGATGCTGCTGGAGAGTACGGCCGCCGCTAGGCCGGCCAACCATTTGGTCGTGCGCTTCATGAAATCCTCCCGAAGTGTTTTTCGTTTGTTTTGATCTTGGCCGGAACGCCGCCGACTGGCAACATCCGATGAGTCAACTGAATGCGAGTGAGACGATGAATGCTGCCGAACTGGCGCGCGCCTGCGCCGACGCGATGTGGGCCGAAGACAATGCGAGCCGCGGCCTCGGCATGCGCCTCCTCGCGGTCGCGCCGGGCACCGCAGAACTCGCGATGAGCGTCACGGAGCGCATGGTGAACG contains:
- a CDS encoding ABC transporter substrate-binding protein, which gives rise to MKRTTKWLAGLAAAVLSSSIAFAQNAPIKIGAVLSATGPASFLGDPEKKTLEMYVAEINAKGGINGQQIKLFVYDDGGDPNQARSFATRLLEEDKVDALLAGSTTATTMAIIPLAEENQVPLINFAGAVQAVFPAKKWNFKTPHTDLMACEKIFEDLKKRSLTKIAMISGTDAFGKSMRDQCMTVNQKYGIEVLHEETYGPRDSDMTPQLTNIKSKAGVQAVVNPGFGQGPAIVTRNYRQLAVPHPLYQSHGVGSKEFIQLAGPAAEGVRLPAAALLVAEKLPDNDPQKKVVVDYKKMYEAKTGQPVSTFGGHMYDGLMILVEAIGRAKSVDKAKVRDEIEKTKGLIGTGGVVNMSPTDHLGLDLTAFRMLEIKNGDWTLMQ